The Bos mutus isolate GX-2022 chromosome 12, NWIPB_WYAK_1.1, whole genome shotgun sequence genome includes a window with the following:
- the LOC102273644 gene encoding protein POLR1D, with amino-acid sequence MEEDQELERKAIEELLKEAKRGKTRAETMGPMGWMKCPLAGTNKRFLINTIKNTLPSHKEQDHEQKEDSKEPAKSQSQKEEGRQKHRSHPYKHSVHTRRSPPGKRGKRGGHEKSQSRSSKR; translated from the exons GAAAGCGATAGAAGAGCTGCTGAAAGAGGCAAAACGTGGGAAAACAAGAGCAGAAACAATGGGACCAATGGGCTG GATGAAGTGTCCTCTTGCCGGGACAAATAAAAGATTTCTAATTAACACAATTAAGAACACCCTGCCCTCCCACAAAGAGCAAGACCATGAACAAAAAGAAGACAGCAAGGAACCGGCGAaaagccagagccagaaggaggAAGGGCGCCAGAAGCACCGGTCTCACCCATACAAGCACAGTGTCCACACCCGGCGCTCGCCGCCCGGGAAGCGGGGGAAGCGGGGTGGCCACGAGAAATCGCAGTCGCGGTCCAGCAAGCGGTGA